From the Chryseobacterium fluminis genome, the window GTCTTCCTTATAAGGAACTTCGGCAATAGCACATCCGGTAATGAATTTTACAGGATTAGACCAATCACTTCTTGAATCAGCTCCACATACAGATCGTACCCACAGGTAATACTGGGTTCCCGGTGTAAGATTCAGGCTCAATCCCGGAGTAGTAATATTATTAATGACAGGAAGAGTCTGAGCAGAAGGCTCTGCAGGTGCTGTACTGTAGTATATTTCGTATTTGCCGGAAGCAGAAGGCAGCCATGATACAGAAGTTACCCCAGGTACCGGTGAAGGCGCAACTGCTGGTGTTCCAGGCTCAGCACATGTCGAATTGATATCAATGTCAATGTCATCTACATATAAATTTTCCTGGCCGGCTTGCGAATATGCATTAAATCCGAAATAATACACGCCGCTTACAGATGGCGTGAAAGTACCTTTAAAATAATTGATATTTCCTCCTGTTACAGAAGGGAAGTCCGTAATAACATTGGTCATTGCAGCAGCAGCAGCAGAAGTACCATAAGCAACTTTAAGCTTTTCTGTACGATTGAGACTACTGTTTCCGTACTTGAATTTTATACGGTAAGTGGTATTAGCCGACAAATTAATTCCGCGGGTATAATACCATGATTTGGCCGGTTGAGAAGGAAAGGATGCCCTATACGATAAAACCTTACCGGAGAATCCGTTCGCATTCACAATACTAGTTCGCCAGTCATTTACGTTGCTCCCCATATTTCCTAAATGGACTGCTTCTCCTGTATTTTGCACAGTGGTACATACAGGAAGAGAAGGAACATGTACGGTTTCGAAATTTTCTGTGTAGGGTACATTTACTGCACTACATGGTGGAAACACAGAAGTGGTCACGCTTTCCCCCGGAGCTACAGCTTTTCCGGGTTTCGCATCTGGTAAAGTGATGTTTGCCAAACCATGTGCAAACAAAACACTCGTGAATAATAATTTTAACATAAGCATTATTTTTTGTGTTTTTTAAATATAGTAAATATTTAAATAAAACTAAAATTAAATACATATATTTAGTTAAAACGACAATATGGTTAAATATTTAATAAAAATAAGTGCTTTATTAAAAAAATATTATTCTAAAATAAAATTTCAATTAATGCTATATCTGAAAATAAATACTAAACAACAAAAAAAATACCTCTATTTGAGAGGTACATTTAATATTTAAAGTTTTTAAGATTATTGAGTGGTCATTAAGCTGAAAATTTCTGTTGAAAGATCTGCAATTAAACCAAGATTAAATTTCGTTACCAGACGGATGATTGTCTCAAAGCTACATACACGGTTTTAAAAAAGCTACGAAAAGGGCCAAGAGATCCTATCCTCAGCCATTACAATTATTTCTTAAGATTATCAATTTCAAACCCTGAATTTTAAACTTATGCTTCGTATTATCAAATGTATATTCCCCTCATTAACCAATCAGCTCTTTAGCCTGCGCCAACGCCGCTTCGGTAATCTTGCTTCCTGAAAGCAGCTGGGCAATTTCATTAAGCTTTTCCTGATCGCTTAAAGGAATAATGGTGGACTGCGTTTTGCCGGCAATATCCTGTTTGACTACTTTATAATTGTCGTTTCCTTTAGCAGCCACCTGTGCCAGATGAGAGATCACAATTAACTGCATGTCTTTTGACATTTCACGCATCAGATTTCCAATTTCCTCAGCTACTTTTCCCGAAACTCCGGTATCAATTTCATCTAAAATAAGTGTTGGAAGTTCGTCACTTTCCGCAATGATTTTTTTCACTGCCAGCATTACTCTTGACCTTTCCCCTCCTGAAATGGCCGTTTGGATAGGCTTTAAAGGAAATCCTGAATTAGCCTGAAATAAAAGCTGAATATTTTCTCTTCCAAAGGTGTTGAATTCCGGTGAATCCCACAATTCGATATCTACTTTTGCTTTTTCAAGACCTAACTGTTTTAATAAGCGTTCTGCTTTTTTAATAAAAACAGGAACGCTTTTCTTTCTGTTTTTTGAAAGTTTTTCGGCGAGAGACAGAAGTATTTTTTCCTTATTTATAATTTTTTCTTCAATTTCTGCAATCGTTTCTTCGAGTTCCGAAGCTCCTTTCTGGTCTCCGGACAGCTGATCCCGGATTTCTTTCAGCTCATCCACATCTGAGGCGTTATGCTTAATGAGCAAACTGTTAATTTTATTATTGAATTCGGATAGTGCAGCCAGGTTGGCAGGATTTATTTCAATTTTTTCAGCTTCATTTTCGAGTTCGGAGATGATATCTTTCAGATCTACAAAAGATGTTTCCAGCCTCTCATTAAGTTCGGCAAAGCCATTGGAAACTTCTGCAATTCTGGATAATTTATTTCTGGCCTCATTGAAGAAGGATAAGATCCCCACTTCTTCCTGATGAAATCTCGACAGCACCTGGGCCAGATTCTCAGAAATCATTCCTGCATTTTCCTGAATAGAAAGCTGATTCTGAAGGTCTTCGTAATCTACGTCATCCAGCTGCAGTTCTTCCAGTTCATTAAGGAGAAACTGCTTATAATCGCTTTCTCTGTTATTTTCGAGGAGCTCGGTCTGATATTTTTTAAGCTGAATTTTCAGACTCTGAAAATCTGCAAACTGATTTTGGTAGTCCTCTACCCATCTTTTATTTTCCGAAAGTCCGTCTATAATTTTAAACTGATACTCAGAAGTGAATAAATTGGAAGTTTCAAACTGGGAATGGATGTCAATAAGCCTGGATGATAATTCCCTGAGAACATCCAATGTGACCGGAACATCATTGATGAACGCCCTGGACTTCCCGGAAGGCAAAATCTCCCGTCTGATAATCGTCTGGTGCTCGTAATCGAGGTCATTTTCTATAAAGAATTTTTTGAACTGATTGTTGAGCGCAAATTCTGTCTCCACCACACTTTTTTCTTCCGCTTTCGAGATGGACTTTACATCGGCCCTTTCTCCAAGGATCAGCCTTAAGGCTCCTAAAATAATAGATTTACCGGCTCCCGTTTCTCCGGTAATCACCTGTAAACCATTGTTCAGTGATACTTCAAGTGTATCAATAAGGGCAAAATTTTTAATGTAAATTCTCGACAGCATGGATTGGTAGCAGATTATTTGGCTATGACAAATATAGAACTTTAGAGGTCAGGATTCAAACATGATTTTACTTCCACTTATTCCATTTTTCGGAATATTTCGGAGAAATGGTGTTCATGAGCTGTTTAAGGTCAGTCATCGGAATATTTCCGTTATTTCCGGAATTGAAAATATTAAAGATCTCATCATTCTTATTGTCCATAAAAGTATTGAAGAAGTAACTTTGCTGGAAGGTATTTTCGTAGTTTTTTAACTGGCTGAGTGCATCATAAATAGCTCTTTTGGCCTGCGTCTGATCCTGATTAAATAAATTATCGAGTCCTGCCCTGTAGTACGTGTATGCAGTGGCGCGGGTCTGGCTCCAGCTCGGGCTCATAATTTCCTTAATTAAAATAGAACGGCTTCTGGGCTCATTAATCTGTTTCCACCCGTCATAGGTGTTCTGAGATTCTCCGTTCTGGGCAATCTGCTGAGCTTTCTGAAACCATTGGGTGCCTCCCATTGACTGAAAACTATCTGCATCGTAGCCTAAAATCGTGTAGACATAAAAGCCGATGATATCCACTAAATTTTTCCCCGAAAACTGTCTTTCATTGAAAATGAGGTTTTCATTTTCAATATAATCGAAGGAAATTTTAGTATCCTGAACATTCAGCAGCGGTGATTCATATGATGAATTGTAAACCGGTCTCACGGCCTGAACCACCATATCACCCGAAAATCTGTTTCCGTTTCTTTCTTTAATAACCAGGGCGAATCCACATTTTATCTTCTCAAAATTCTGAAGTTTTCTCCCTGTCCAGCTTGTATTGTTAATAAAATCTCTGAGACTTTTCTCCAGAGCTTTGTAGGCAGACTGGTTACTTCCTCCCAACTGCTGGGAATTAACCTGTACGGTAGCCAGCAATTCCTGAGAAAACCCCATCGTAGATATGAAAAGCAGTAAAAATAAGCTTATGATCTTTTTCATTATTAAGTAAAAATTGAGAACGGAAATTTATTAAAATTATTTTAAAAGTTGATCCTCAACGAAATTGAGAATATCTGTAGCAACTTCGGCTTTTGATTTGAGGTTAAATTCTTTCTTTTCCGTCTTTGTAAATATTTTAATTTTATTGGTATCATTTTTAAAACCGGCTCCTTCATCACGCAGCGAATTCAGGATAATCATATCGAGGTTCTTTCTGTGAAGCTTCCCGATTGCATTTTCTTCTTCATTCTGGGTTTCCAGAGCGAAACCCACCAAAAACTGATGTTCTTTCTGCTCACCCATGGTTTTAAGGATATCCGGATTTTTAACCAGTTCAATGGTTAAATTCTCATCATTCTTTTTAATTTTTTCTGTGGCAACTTCTTTCGGAGCATAATCTGCCACGGCTGCACTCGCAATAGCGATATCTGCGTGTTCATAAAACTCAAAAACCTTTGCCAGCATTTCTTTTGCAGAAACCACTCTATGCACCGTCACATTCGGATCATGGATATTCTGAACACTGGGTCCCAAAATAAGAATAACTTTTGCGCCGCGCTTTGAAGCCTCTTCAGCCAGAGAAAAGCCCATCTTTCCTGACGAATGATTTCCGATAAACCTCACAGGATCAATCGATTCATAAGTTGGTCCTGCGGTAATCAAAACGACTTTATCCTGCAGGGTCTTTCTGTCATTTTTATTAAAAAATTTTTCAACAGCGTTCGCAATTGTTTCAGGCTCCGCCATTCTTCCCTGACCGACCAGCCCGCTTGCCAGCTCTCCGTTCTCAGCAGGAATAATGGTATGTCCGAAGCTTTCGGCCAATTCTATATTTTTCTGGGTCGATGGGTGTGCATACATATCCAAATCCATCGCCGGAGCTATAAAAACAGGACATTTTGCAGACATATAGGTGGCAATAACCAGATTATCACACATTCCGTAAACCATCTTTGCCAAGGTATTGGCCGTGCAGGGTGCCACTACCATGACATCAGCCCATAAACCGAGCTCCACATGACTGTTCCATGTTCCGTTATCACCATAAAAATCTGAATAGACAGGCTTTTTCGATAAGGTCGCCAGACTTAATTTTGTAACAAAATTTTCTGCATCCGGCGTCATGATAACCTGGACTTCAGCATTCTTTTTAACGAAATCTCTTATCAGAAAATGAATTTTGTATGCTGCAATACCTCCAGAAACAGCAATGAGAATTTTTTTCCCGGAAAGACTCATGTAGTTTAATTTTTTAAAATACTAAATTACTTATTTTTTCGCATAAACCTGTTTCCTAACAACAAAGGTCATAAAAAGAAATAATCCTTTTATGACCTTCACATATAAAAAACACGAATGTTTATTTTCTTTCTTCTGTTTTTCTGAAGTAGATATCTTCATTCAGCCATTCTTCAACAGCGATCGAAGTTGGTTTCGGAAGTTTTTCGTAATGTTTGGAGATCTCGATCTGTTCTCTGTTTTCGAAAACTTCTTCCAATGTAGAATTGTGAACAGCAAATTCGTCTAATTTGTTGTGTAACTCAGTACGAATTTCAGCATTGATCTGCTCTGCTCTCTTTCCCATGATAACAATAGCTTCATAGATTGAACCTACTTTATCTTCAATCTTATCCTTATCGTAAGTGATAGTATTTACTTCTGCTTTTGTATCTTTTACACTCATTTTGAGAAAATTAAATTATTTTAAGATCGCAAATTTACGAATTATCTTTGAATTTTGAAAGTCGCCGCCGGAGGAGGGGTATTTATTACCGCACTATCCCTCTGGATCTGCATTGCTTTCTTCTCGGCATCTACCTGATCCTTCATCTGCTGCTCTGTTTTATTCTGCGCAGCCAGCTTATCCGCTTCTTTTTTCTGTCGGGCTGTTAAAGCTGCAATTCTGGCTTCTGTATTCTTTTTTACAACAACGAAATCTTTCTTCTCTTTCTCCAGTTTTTGTCTCAGCTCCAAAGCTGTTTTGGAATATTCTGTATTTGGAAGATCTTTTTCGACCTGTCTGGTAAATGCCAGCGCATTATCAATACGTTCATCTTTAAGATCATAAATTGATTTTACCGCCAGCTGGTAACGGGATTTCATCATATAATCATAAATTTTCGGACGGAGTTTTGTACTTGGAAAATCTTCCAGTACATTTTCCAAAGCAACGTTTGCCGCTTTATAATCCCCCATATTGAAATACTGTCTTGCGTTTTCGTATGCTTTAAATTCAAGCTTGTAAGACAACTCATCGATTAATGTTGTGATATTCTTGGATCTTTCAGAGTTCGGATAATTGTTTAAGAAATCCTGAAGTTCGTTTATAGCAAGCTCCGTGCTAGTCTGATCCAGATTATAATCCATAGACCCTTCGTAATAACATAAAGCCGACATATAAGCTGCCTCTTCTGCTCTTGGATCTTTCGGAAAACTTACGGCAAAGTTCTTAAACTGGTGTCCTGCCAGTTTAAAGTTTTTATCGTAATAATTTGCATAGGCCGTATTAAAACCTACATTTGGAAAATCATCCGTTCCGGCAACAAGATTGGCAAGTCTGTCATAAAGAGCCAGCGCATTTTTCCATTTCTTTTTAGCAAAATTATCATTTGCTGCTTTTAGAATGAAATTTTTATCAGCACTTTTCATTGCTTTTTCCTGCTGACTCACGCATGATGCAACCACCGCTACAGCAAAAAGACCTAAAATATATTTTTTCATATAAAAAATTCAACAGTTTTCGGACTATACCACCGATTTACTAATTTGCAAAAATATAACTTTTTTGCCAATAGATTTTTTTTTATGATTATTTAACGTAATTTTAGTCTGCCGTGTATCCCAAAATAGCAAAAACACTAAGCAAGAGATTCATCCTTACCTTTTTCTCCGCTTCTTTAGCATAGGTTTCCTCACTTTTACTCGGAACATACAGTTCGTAAAAATTTTTATTGCGGATCACAAATAAGGTTGACCCGATAATGGTGGTGAGGATATCTTCCGGTTTGGGAGTAAATGTGAAAACACCTGAGGCGACCCCTTTTTTGATCACATCATCCAGTTTTTTGA encodes:
- the porD gene encoding type IX secretion system protein PorD; the encoded protein is MKKIISLFLLLFISTMGFSQELLATVQVNSQQLGGSNQSAYKALEKSLRDFINNTSWTGRKLQNFEKIKCGFALVIKERNGNRFSGDMVVQAVRPVYNSSYESPLLNVQDTKISFDYIENENLIFNERQFSGKNLVDIIGFYVYTILGYDADSFQSMGGTQWFQKAQQIAQNGESQNTYDGWKQINEPRSRSILIKEIMSPSWSQTRATAYTYYRAGLDNLFNQDQTQAKRAIYDALSQLKNYENTFQQSYFFNTFMDNKNDEIFNIFNSGNNGNIPMTDLKQLMNTISPKYSEKWNKWK
- the coaBC gene encoding bifunctional phosphopantothenoylcysteine decarboxylase/phosphopantothenate--cysteine ligase CoaBC — protein: MSLSGKKILIAVSGGIAAYKIHFLIRDFVKKNAEVQVIMTPDAENFVTKLSLATLSKKPVYSDFYGDNGTWNSHVELGLWADVMVVAPCTANTLAKMVYGMCDNLVIATYMSAKCPVFIAPAMDLDMYAHPSTQKNIELAESFGHTIIPAENGELASGLVGQGRMAEPETIANAVEKFFNKNDRKTLQDKVVLITAGPTYESIDPVRFIGNHSSGKMGFSLAEEASKRGAKVILILGPSVQNIHDPNVTVHRVVSAKEMLAKVFEFYEHADIAIASAAVADYAPKEVATEKIKKNDENLTIELVKNPDILKTMGEQKEHQFLVGFALETQNEEENAIGKLHRKNLDMIILNSLRDEGAGFKNDTNKIKIFTKTEKKEFNLKSKAEVATDILNFVEDQLLK
- a CDS encoding T9SS-dependent choice-of-anchor J family protein; translated protein: MLKLLFTSVLFAHGLANITLPDAKPGKAVAPGESVTTSVFPPCSAVNVPYTENFETVHVPSLPVCTTVQNTGEAVHLGNMGSNVNDWRTSIVNANGFSGKVLSYRASFPSQPAKSWYYTRGINLSANTTYRIKFKYGNSSLNRTEKLKVAYGTSAAAAAMTNVITDFPSVTGGNINYFKGTFTPSVSGVYYFGFNAYSQAGQENLYVDDIDIDINSTCAEPGTPAVAPSPVPGVTSVSWLPSASGKYEIYYSTAPAEPSAQTLPVINNITTPGLSLNLTPGTQYYLWVRSVCGADSRSDWSNPVKFITGCAIAEVPYKEDFENARSPLLPICGTVQNVGTGNEWQTARLNANGFSSNVLAYKYHPSSAANVWYYTQGINLSADVTYRISFKYGNNDKNFKEKLKVACGTSASASAMNTIITDMTSISGGNAQTFTTTIKPSSSGVYFFGFNAVSDAGQYNLYIDDIAISKDVEVPATNPDITANSLVYPNPVKNVINIKDPKGILSISVIGLGGNVIKVFYGPKQSVDLSSLPNGTYVLALQYQNTRKNIRIVKE
- a CDS encoding DNA-directed RNA polymerase subunit omega, giving the protein MSVKDTKAEVNTITYDKDKIEDKVGSIYEAIVIMGKRAEQINAEIRTELHNKLDEFAVHNSTLEEVFENREQIEISKHYEKLPKPTSIAVEEWLNEDIYFRKTEERK
- a CDS encoding outer membrane protein assembly factor BamD, with amino-acid sequence MKKYILGLFAVAVVASCVSQQEKAMKSADKNFILKAANDNFAKKKWKNALALYDRLANLVAGTDDFPNVGFNTAYANYYDKNFKLAGHQFKNFAVSFPKDPRAEEAAYMSALCYYEGSMDYNLDQTSTELAINELQDFLNNYPNSERSKNITTLIDELSYKLEFKAYENARQYFNMGDYKAANVALENVLEDFPSTKLRPKIYDYMMKSRYQLAVKSIYDLKDERIDNALAFTRQVEKDLPNTEYSKTALELRQKLEKEKKDFVVVKKNTEARIAALTARQKKEADKLAAQNKTEQQMKDQVDAEKKAMQIQRDSAVINTPPPAATFKIQR
- a CDS encoding DNA repair protein RecN; amino-acid sequence: MLSRIYIKNFALIDTLEVSLNNGLQVITGETGAGKSIILGALRLILGERADVKSISKAEEKSVVETEFALNNQFKKFFIENDLDYEHQTIIRREILPSGKSRAFINDVPVTLDVLRELSSRLIDIHSQFETSNLFTSEYQFKIIDGLSENKRWVEDYQNQFADFQSLKIQLKKYQTELLENNRESDYKQFLLNELEELQLDDVDYEDLQNQLSIQENAGMISENLAQVLSRFHQEEVGILSFFNEARNKLSRIAEVSNGFAELNERLETSFVDLKDIISELENEAEKIEINPANLAALSEFNNKINSLLIKHNASDVDELKEIRDQLSGDQKGASELEETIAEIEEKIINKEKILLSLAEKLSKNRKKSVPVFIKKAERLLKQLGLEKAKVDIELWDSPEFNTFGRENIQLLFQANSGFPLKPIQTAISGGERSRVMLAVKKIIAESDELPTLILDEIDTGVSGKVAEEIGNLMREMSKDMQLIVISHLAQVAAKGNDNYKVVKQDIAGKTQSTIIPLSDQEKLNEIAQLLSGSKITEAALAQAKELIG